The following is a genomic window from Verrucosispora sp. WMMD573.
CCGGCGTCGCCGTGGCCGTGGCCGGTGGACCACAGCAGGCGGCCGTTGTCGTCGACCGTGGCCGCGCCGTAGACGATCTCCTGCCGGCCGTCGCGGTCGACGTCGGCGATGGAGAGGCTGTGGTTGCCCTGGCCGGCGGCGGCACCGTTGCCCGAGGCATTGGAGTCGAAGGTCCACCGCTTGGTGAGGGTGCCGTTGCGGAAGTCCCAGGCGGCGATGACCGCACGGGTGTAGTAGCCACGGGCCATGATCAGCGACGGGCGCTGGCCGTCGAGGTACGCCGTGCCGGCGAGGAACCGGTCGACCCGGTTGCCGTAGTTGTCGCCCCAGGAGGAGACGGTGCCACGCGGCGGGTCGTAGTTGACGGTGGAGAGGGCGGCACCGGTGCGGCCGTCGAACATGGTCAGGTACTCGGGGCCGGCGAGGACGTAGCCGGCGGAGTTGCGGTGGTCGGCGCCGCTGTTGCCGATGACCTGGCCGGTGCCGGAGCGGGTGCCGTCGGCGGTCTTCATGGCCACCTCGGCTCGACCGTCGCCGTCGTAGTCGTACACCTGGAACTGGGTGTAGTGGGCGCCGGCGCGGATGTTGCGGCCGAGGTCGATGCGCCACAGCCGGGTGCCGGTGAGGGTGTACGCGTCGACGTAGACGTTGCCGGTGTAGCCGGACTGAGAGTTGTCCTTGGCGTTTGACGGGTCCCACTTGAGCACGAACTCGTACCGGCCGTCGCCGTCGAGGTCACCGACGCTGGCGTCGTTGGCGGAGTAGGTGTAGGCCTCGCCGCTCGGGGTGGTGCCGCCGGACGGAACCTGCAACGGGACGTCCAGGTAGCCGGAGGGGAACTGCAACGCGGGCGCGGAGGCGGCCTGCTCGGTGCCGCCCACCACGGCCCGCACGGTGTACGCCGCGCCGACCGGCGCGCCACTGTCCAGGTAGTTGGTGGCGCCGGTGATCGGGCTGGTGTTCACCCTGGTCGTGCCCCGGTAGAGGTTGAACGCCACGCCGGTGGTCTCGGTCCCCAACAGCCGCCACGAGACCAGGTTGGCCGACCCTGAGCGGACACTGACCAGGCCCCGATCCAGGTCCTCCGCCTGCATGGCTCCGTCCGGTGGCGGGGTGGGCGGAGGTGTGGTGGGCGGCGGCGTGGTCGGTGACGGTGGGGGCGTGGTCGGTGACGGTGGCGGGGTGGTGGGGTTCGGTGGCGGGGTGGTCGGTGTGGTGGCGCCGGTGCAGGTGGTGCCGTTCAGCGCGAAGCTGGTCGGTGCCGGGTTGCTGCCGTTCCACGAGCCGTTGAAGCCGAAGTTGACGCTGCCGTTGGTGCCGATGGCGGCGTTGTAGTCGACGTTACGGGCGCTCACCTGGGCGCCGGACTGGGTGACGGTGGTGTTCCAGGCCTGGGTGACCTGTTGCCCGGCGGCCCAGGTCCAGGTCAGGGTCCAGCCGTTGACCGGGTCGCCGAGGTTGGTGACGGTGACGTCGGCGCCGAAGCCGCCGGTCCACTGGTTGGTGACGCGGTAGTCGACGCGGCATCCCGCGGCGGCGGCCGAGGCGGTCAGGGTGGTCAGCACGCCGGCGGCGGCGACCGCTGTGGCGGTGGCCGCGGCGAGCAGGGCCGCCCGGGGGGCGGTGCGCAGCATGGTTCCTCCGGTGGAGGTCGGACGCGCGGCGTCCGGTGGTCCGCCGGCCGTGCCCGGAGCCGACGAGCGTTGTCCACCGGCTCTGCCCGGGCCGGCGGCCGCGCCGCGCTAGCGGAAAGAGTCCATCGAATCGATGAGAGTAAGTGCGTTCCCGCGCATCTGTGATGCTAGGGCAAGCGCTTTCTGCTCACAATCGATCCGCCGCCTTGCTCCGCAGCCGCTCCTTTGATCCACTCGCCAGGTGGCTGCACACATGACGCCCGAGGAGTTCCGCCGGGCCGGGTACGCGGTGGTCGACTGGATCGCCGACTACTGGACGACCCTGCCGCAACGCCCGGTGACCTCCCAGGACCCGCCCGGCACGCTGGCCGCCGGGCTGCCGGCCGGGCCGCCGGCCCGGGGTGAGCCGGTCGAGGCGGTCCTCGCCGACCTGGACAAGCTGGTCGCACCCGGGCTCACCCATTGGCAGCATCCGGGTTTCTTCGGGTACTTCCCGGCCAACACCTCGGGCCCCAGCGTGCTCGGTGACCTGGTCAGTGCCGGGCTGGGCGTGCAGGGCATGCTCTGGGCCACCGGTCCGGCCTGCACCGAGTTGGAGACGGTGCTGCTCGACTGGCTGGCCGACCTGCTGGATCTACCGGCCCGGTTCCGCTCCACCGGTCGCGGCGGCGGGGTCATCCAGGACTCGGCCTCCTCGGCCACCCTGGTGGCCACCCTGGTCGCGCTGCACCGGGCTGCCGGCGGGCGGTGGCGCCAGGCCGGCGTCGACCGTCGTTACCGGGTGTACGCCTCGACGGAGGCGCACTCGTCGGTCGAGAAGGCCGCCCGGATCGCGGGTCTGGGCGCCGACGGCGTACGCCTGATCGAGGTGGACCCGGCGACCCGAGCGATGTCGCCGGTGGCGCTACGCGCCGCGATCGAGGCGGACCGGGCCGCCGGGATGGTGCCCGCCCTGGTGGTGGCGACCGTCGGCACCACCTCCACCACGGCGGTGGACCCGCTGCCGGCCATCGGCCCGATCTGCGCCGAGCACGGTGTCTTCCTGCACGTCGACGCCGCGTACGCGGGCGCGGCGGCGGTCTGCCCGGAGTTGCGGTTCGGCCACGCGGGCCTGGAGTACGCCGACTCGTACTGCTTCGACCCGCACAAGTGGCTGCTGACCGGCTTCGACTGCGACGCGTTCTGGGTGGCCGACGCGGATGAACTGGTCGAGGCGTTGACCGTGCTGCCGGAGTACCTGCGCAACGCCGCCACCGAGTCCGGCGCCGTGATCGACTACCGGGACTGGCAGGTGCCGCTGGGTCGGCGGTTCCGAGCCTTGAAGCTGTGGTTCGTGCTGCGCTGGTACGGCGTCGAGGGCCTGCGCGAGCACATCCGTCGAGGGGTGGCGCTGGCCGCCGGGTTCGCCGACCGGGTCCGCGCCGACGACCGGTTCGAACTGGTCGCCGACCACCCGTACGCCCTGGTGTGTTTCCGGTTGCGCGGCCCGGACGGGCCGAACGAGCGCCTACTGGCGGCGGTGAATGCCACCGGTCGGATCTATCTGACCCACACCCGGGTCGCCGGCCGACACACCCTGCGGCTGGCCGTCGGCGCCCCGCAGACCACCCAGACGCACGTCGACCAAACCTGGGAGCTGATCGCACACACCGCCACAACCCTCTCCCCGGAGACCTGAGCCTCCCCGCAGCCCCTCTCGTTGATCATGAGGTTGTTGTCCCGCCGCCTGGCGCGTCGGGACAACAACCTCATGGTCAACGGGGATCGGGGTGGGCGGGTGCGCCCGCGCCGACCGGCTCGGCGGGGGCGTGGGGCGGGTCGGCGGGGGCGTGGGTTGCGGCGAGGGCCCGCTCGCGGCGGGTCCGCAGCAGCACCCGGATCGCCAGCGTCAGGGCCGTGATCCAGCCCGCGGCCAGCAGCAGGTAGACGAGCACCGGCAGGAAACCACCCAGGTCACCGGCGCGGATCAGGACCCGGGCGTTGGTCAGCACGATCACGCCACCGACGGCCGCGCCGAGCAGTTGGGCCGGCACGATGCGCACCAGCCAGGCCGCGATCGGTGCGGCGATCAGGCCACCGGCGAGCAGCGCGAGCACGATCGGCAGCAGGAAGCCCTCGGTGCCCAGACCGATCAGGAAGCCGAGGCTGGCGGCGGCGGCCACGAGGAATTCGGAGGTGTCCACCGAGCCGATCACCTTGCGGGGCTCCAGCCGGCCGCTGACCAGCAGTGCCGGGGTGGCCACCGGGCCCCATCCACCGCCGCCGGTGGCGTCGACGAAGCCGGCGACGAGGCCGAGCGGGCCAAGGAAACGCCCGCGCAGCCGGCCGGCGGCCGGGCTTCGGCGCAGCGGTCGGGAGAACCGGATGAGCAGGTACGCGCCGAGCGTGAACAGGATCGCGGCCATCCAGGGTGCGGCCGCCTCGGTGGAGAGCGCGCTGAGGAAGGTGGCGCCGGCGAAGGCGCCGAGCGCGCCGGGCACCGCGATGCGGCGCACCACCCGCCAGTCGACATTGCCGAACCGCCAGTGTGCCGTGCCCGCGGCGAGCGTGGTGCCGATCTCGGCCAGGTGCACCGAGGCGGACGCGGCTGCCGGTGCGACGCCGGCCAGTAGCAGCAGCGTCGAGGAGGTCAGCCCGTAGGCCATGCCGAGTGAACCATCGACGAGTTGCGCGGCGAGCCCCACCAGCGCGATGACGAGCAGCTTGCGCACGACGCCTCCCGGCTAATCGATATCTCCTATCGGCTTGGTCGAGAATGCGGCACGGTCGGCCTCGGGTCAACCCTGGGATCAGTCAGTGAGACGACACGCCGCCACGTGGCAGGCCGTCCGGCGGTGGCGCGGGTGGTCAGCTCCAGGCGCCGGGGTCGGCGACCAGTTTGGTGACCGGCTCGGGCAGGGTGCCCCGCGCGACGTCGGCGACGGTGACCAGTTCGAGGATCTGCCGCTCGCTGGCCCGCAACGCGATCCAGACCTCCTGCAACGCGCGGGCCGCACCCTGGTATCCGAGATGCTCGGGGCGTTGGCCCCGCACGTGGGCCAACGGCCCGTCGATCACCCGGATCACGTCGGCGAGGCAGATCTCCTCGGCCGGCCGGGCCAACCAGTAGCCGCCCTCAGGCCCGCGCTGGGCCTGCACCACGCCGGCGCGGCGCAGTTGCAGCAGGATGCTCTCCAGGAACTTCGGTGGGATCTGCTGCGCCCGCGCGATCTGGTCGGCGGTGACCGGGCGACCACGTCCAGCCCCGGTCACCGAGGCCAGTTCGGCGACCGCGCGAAGGGCGTAGTCCACCCGGGCTGAGAGACGCATGTCCGAAAGGTTAACTGTCGGGTACCAGGGCATTGCCCGGCGGCCCACCAGCGGTCGACAAAGGTCCGGCACGTCGTACCGTGGTCGCGGCGGTCGCTGGCCGAGGCGGCCGAAACGGCGCCTCAGTCGCCGACCCGGCGCAGCAGGCCCTCCTGCACGGCACTGGCGATCTGGCTGCCGGCCACGGTGAACATGCGGCCGGTGGCCAGCCCGCGCGCGCCGGAGGCCGACGGGCTCCAGCAGTCGTAGAGGAACCATTCGTCGGCCCGGAACGGCCGGTGGAACCACAGGGCGTGGTCCAGGCTCGCGCCCACCACGCCACCGGGCCCCCACACCTCGCCGTGCACGGAGAGCACCGAGTCGAGCAGGGTCAGGTCGGAGGCGTACGTCAGGGCGCAGGCGTGCAACAGCGGATCGTCGGGCAGCTTGCCGTCGATGCGCATCCACACCCGCTGGTGCGGGTCGGCAGGCCGGTCGCCCGGACGGACCCAACCCGGCTCACCGACGTAGCGCACGTCGATCGGGCGGGGAATCTGCCCCCAGATGCCCAGCCGCTCCGGGTAGCGGGACAGCCGGTCGGTCATGGTCGGGACCGATTCCGGCCCGGGCACGTCCGGCGGCAGCGGGGCATGGTGGTCCAGCCCCTCCTCCGGTCGCTGGAACGAGGCGGACATGAAGAAGATGGGCTTACCGTGCTGGAGCGCGACCGAGCGGCGCACCGAGAACGAGCGACCGTCCCGGATGTTCTCCACCTCGTACTCGATCGGCTCGACCGGGTCGCCGGCGCGCACGAAGTAGCCGTGCAGCGAGTGCACCACCCGCTCCGGGTCGACGGTGCGGCCGGCGGCGACCAGGGCCTGACCGGCGACCTGACCGCCGTACACCCGCTGCGGGCCGACCGGCGGGCTCATCCCCCGGAACGACATGGCGCCGGTGGACGCGAGGTCCAGCACCTCCAGCAGCTGGTCGACGGCGGCCTGACCGACGAGCGAGGTGTCGGTCACTGCAAGGCCCGCGCGGTGGCGGCGTCGACAAGCGACCCGAGCTGGTGCACCCGCAGCGTGTTTGTCGAGCCGGGGCTACCGGGCGGACTGCCCGCCACGATCACCACGTAGTCGCCGGGGTTGCCCCGGTTCAGCCCGAGCAGCGCCTGGTCGACCTGGCGGAACATGTCGTCGGTGTGCTGCACGAACGGCATCAGGAAGGTCTCCACCCCCCAGGAGAGGGCGAGCTGCGCCCGGACCTCGGGCACCGGGGTGAAGGCCAGCAGCGGCAGGTCGCAGTGCAGCCGGCTGAGCCGACGCACGGTGTCACCGGTCTGCGAGAACGCGACAAGCGCCTTGGCGCCGATGGCCCGGGCGATCGAGGAGGCGGCCACGGTGAGCGCGCCGCCGTGCGTACGCGGGTCGTGCTGGAGGCGGGGCACCAGGATCGATCCGGCCTCGGTGGTGGTGACGATCTTGGACATGGTACTGACGGTGAGCACCGGGTACTTGCCGACGCTCGTCTCGCCGGAGAGCATCACGGCGTCGGCGCCGTCGAGCACCGCGTTGGCGACGTCGGATGCCTCGGCGCGGGTCGGCCGGGAATTCTCGATCATCGAGTCGAGCATCTGGGTGGCCACGATGACCGGCTTGGCGTTCTCCCGGCACAACTGCACCGCACGCTTCTGCACCAGCGGCACCTCGTCGAGCGGCAGCTCCACGCCGAGGTCGCCGCGGGCCACCATCACCCCGTCGAAGGCCAGCACGATCGCTTCGAGGTGGTCGACCGCCTCCGGCTTCTCGACCTTGGCCAGCACCGGGCGGTGCACGCCGACCTCGCTCATGATCGCGTGGCACAGCTTGATGTCGTCCGCGGAGCGGACGAACGACAGGGCGACCAGGTCGACACCAAGGCCGAGCGCGAAGCGCAGGTCGGCGGCGTCCTTCTCCGACAGGGCGGGCACGCTGACCGCCACGTTGGGCAGCGAGACGCCCTTGTTGTTGCTGACCGGCCCGCCCTCGGTGACCAGCACCCGGATGTCGTTGCCGGTGACGTCGGTGACCTCGACGGCGACCCGGCCGTCGTCGATCAGCAGCCGGTCACCGGGCTTGACCTCCTGGGGAAGCTTGCGGTACGTGCAGGAGACCCGCTCCTTGCTGCCCACGATGTCGTCGCCGGTGATCACCACGGAGTCGCCGGTACGCCACTCGTGCGGCCCGTCGGCGAACCGGCCGAGTCGGATCTTGGGCCCCTGGAGGTCGGCCAGGATCGCCACCGGCTGGCCCGCCGCCTCGGCCGCCTCCCGGACAAGCCGGTAGACCGACTCGTGGTCGGCGTGGCTGCCGTGGCTGAAGTTGAGCCTCGCCACGTTCATGCCGGCTTCGACGAGCCCGCGGATGCGCTCGGGCGACGAGGTGGCGGGGCCAAGAGTGCAGACGATCTTCGCGCGGCGTGTCACGCCCATCAGGCTAGTCTCTCCTCCGGGTCGGACCACCGGCCGACCCCTTGCGCAATGTGGAACAGTTGTCCAACGGCACGCGGCTCACTGCGCAGCCGACGAGCGTGGGCCGCTCCGGACGTCGATGGCGGGCAACGGCGACCGCGCGCCGGAATGGTACGCCCCTGGCGCCAGGGCACGTCGGGGCGCTCCAGGCCGACGACTCTCCGTAACCATTCGACAACATGGCGTGAAGTTGGCCGGGTCGGCTCAGCTCTCCGTCTTGACCAGCGGAAACTCCAACGAGCCGGCCGGGCAGAGGAAGGTCATCACGTCCACCCGGTAGAGGCCGGCCTGCACCGCCGGGTCGGCTTCCATCACGCTGCGGACATCGTCGACCGATCCGGTCCGCGCCAGACCGAACCCCAGCGGCGGGTCCGGTTCCCGGGCCTGGCCGTCCACCGCACCGGCGACGAGGATGATGCCGCGCTCCTGCATCGCCTGCATGTGCCGGGCATGCTCGGCCTGCAACCGCTGGACGGTCTCGGCCGGCAACGCCCGTCCGGCGGCGCCGGGATACAGCACGATGCACTCGTACGTGTCGAGCGCGAAATCGACCTGCGGCTCCCCTGACATGGTCTCCCTTTCGCACGGCCCGCCGACGCCGGGCGGTGCACGCGGCGGCACCGTTTAGCCTCCCACGGACGGTCCGGCCGCACGGCCGCTCCGCCGATCCTCCCGGGCTGCCCGGCCCCCGGTGCCCGGTCGCCCCGCCGCGACACCGACAGCCGGGTCGGTCCGCGCGCCGGGTGACCTACGGGCGGGCGATCGCTACCGTGTGATCGATGTCGTGCGGGTGACGGTGGGAGTGTGCATCGGTGCGGAATGGTGAGCCGGCGGCGCAGCCGCTGCCGTACGCGGAAATCACCGAAGAGAGGTACGGCAGCCGGGTCGCGGAGACGTTCTCGGTGCGCCGGTACGGTCCGGCGGTGCTGCTCAGCGGCGACTGCCCCCGCTGCCAGCACCCGATCACCTGCCCGATCGTCGGCGAGGTCTACCGGCGGGAGACGCCGCAGGCAGCCGTCGACCCTGGCTACCGGACGCTGCTGTGCAGCTGCGCCGCCGACCACCCGGCCCGCCCGGACGGGCTGGCCGGCTGCGGCGCGTACTGGACGGTGACGCTGGAGGTCGAGGCGTGATCCGGGTGCGGCCGGGCCCCACGGCGACGCTCACCGACCTGCGTCGGGCCCAGGAGCTGGCCGCGTTGCTGCGCGGCGAGCTGGACCGGGTCCGGACCGCCGCGCTGGCCTGGCGCAACGGGCTGGGCGGCCTGCTCGTCGCGCTGATCGGCTTCAGCCTGATCCGGGGCCGTTCCGACGTCAGCACGCTCGCCCCGGGCTGGGGTGCGCTGGTCGGCGTGCTGCTGCTGGCCGCGATCGTGGCCGGGGTGGCCGGGGCGCTGGCGTTGCTGCGGGCCGCCCACGGACCGCTGTCGGTGACGCCGGTGGCCGAGTTGCCCCCGGCGCCGCTCGGCGAGCACCGGGAGGCCCTCGTCGCGGCCCGGGCGCTGCGCCTCGGGGTGCTACTGGTGCTGCTCTGCACGGCCCTGCTGATCGCCGCCGTGGGAGTCACCTGGTACGCGCCCGGCCAGCCCTGACCAGATTCGATCCGGTACCCGGCCGGGGCCGGTGCGTCGTCGGCGGTTCGCTGCGTGCCGATGATCCGTGGCGGCGGACTGCTCCGGTCAGGGGCCGATGTGGGCGTAGCCGGCCCAGAGTTCCGGCAGGTCGGGCAGGGCCGCACGCACCTGCTGGACGGCATGGTGCAGGGCGGACGCGGCCCGCTCCGGGTCGAGCCCGCCGGGCACCGCCAACGCCGCGTACAGGTCCTCGCACAGCTGCACGGTCAACGCGTCGGAGATGGCCCAGAGCGCGCCGATGACGTGCCGGAAACCCGCCAACTGGAACGCGGTGCCCAGGGTCAGCGCCTCGTCCGGCAGAGCGGCGCCGCCGCGTACCGTGTCGCAGGCGGACAACACCGCGAGCGCCGCCGTGGTGTCCGCCGGCCGCCACAGATCCCGTACGTGCAGCGGGCCGCCGGCCAACGCGAGCCGGCCCCGGGCGGGTGCGGCGAGATCCTGCGTACCGTGACAACACAGGTGGACCACCGACGTTCCCGGCAGTGCGCCGAGCACCGCGGCGGGAGTGGCCGCCGCTGCGGTCAGCGACGTCACGTCGGTCACGTACCGGCGCACCACGGCCTCCTCCCCCGCCGCGCCGGGCAGGTCCGCCAGCCCTGGCGTCCGTGGCATCGCGACCATCAGGGCCGAGGTGACCGGCACGGCCCGGCCCGCCGGCCCCCGCCGGGCCCGGATGAGCGCCCGCAACGAGGCCGTGTACGACGGGACGACCCGGTCGAGGACCCCGGCCCCCCCACTCAGCGGGGCGGCGGCGTGCAGCGGCAGCAAGGTGAGCACTCCGGTGGGACACCACCACAGGCGGGCCGGAGCGACGCCGGGATCCGGTGGCCCGGCGGGCTCGCCCAGCGCGTCCAGCACCGGGGCGGCGACCACCCGCCACAGCCAGTCGAGGGTCTCCGGTATCCGCCGCCGGAACGCGGCCCGGCGACGCTGCCCGTCCGGCCCCGGGTCACCGCCGGACGCGGTGACCTCGGCCAGCCCGGTCAGGAAGTACACGGCCCGCAGGTGCAGTTCGCCGAGGGTCAGCTCGGGCAACGGCACCACCGTCACCCGACCCTCGTCGACCACCAGCGCGTCGCAGCGCCGCGCGGCGACGTTCACCAGCACCACCGGGCCGTTGCCGGCCGCCTGCGCCAGGTCGGCGAAGGGGGGTGGGCGCAGGAAACCTTCGAAGCCGGCCAGCCGCCGGATCTGCGCCAGCACCTCGCGTCGCTGGCGAGCCAGCTCGTGCCGGCGCTCCGAGCCCATCTGGTCCGCGGTCACTCCGGCGACGATCGGGGCCGTCAGCCCGGCGAGCAGCGACCGGCCGGGCCGGGGATCGAGGCGGTCGAGGGCGGTCTGGGTGGCGGCCAGCCGCTCGGCCAACCGGGGCTCCCGCGCACGCAGCGCGGCCAGGTCGGCACCGGCGTCGTGGGCCCGGGTGAGCAGCACCCCCCGGCCGTACTCCAGCAGCTCCACCGCGCGTTCCGGCCGGCCGAGCGCGATCGCCACCGCCGCGGCGT
Proteins encoded in this region:
- a CDS encoding cellulose binding domain-containing protein; this encodes MLRTAPRAALLAAATATAVAAAGVLTTLTASAAAAGCRVDYRVTNQWTGGFGADVTVTNLGDPVNGWTLTWTWAAGQQVTQAWNTTVTQSGAQVSARNVDYNAAIGTNGSVNFGFNGSWNGSNPAPTSFALNGTTCTGATTPTTPPPNPTTPPPSPTTPPPSPTTPPPTTPPPTPPPDGAMQAEDLDRGLVSVRSGSANLVSWRLLGTETTGVAFNLYRGTTRVNTSPITGATNYLDSGAPVGAAYTVRAVVGGTEQAASAPALQFPSGYLDVPLQVPSGGTTPSGEAYTYSANDASVGDLDGDGRYEFVLKWDPSNAKDNSQSGYTGNVYVDAYTLTGTRLWRIDLGRNIRAGAHYTQFQVYDYDGDGRAEVAMKTADGTRSGTGQVIGNSGADHRNSAGYVLAGPEYLTMFDGRTGAALSTVNYDPPRGTVSSWGDNYGNRVDRFLAGTAYLDGQRPSLIMARGYYTRAVIAAWDFRNGTLTKRWTFDSNASGNGAAAGQGNHSLSIADVDRDGRQEIVYGAATVDDNGRLLWSTGHGHGDAGHVGDLDPSRPGLEYFKVSEDGSKPSSWFADARTGQILWSTPTGGDNGRGVSGDIWAGSPGAESWSSAVSGLANTRGQNIGRKPSSTNFLAWWDGDPVRELLDATRIDKYGTGGDTRLLTGSGVAANNGTKATPALSGDLFGDWREEVVWRTSDSRALRIYSTPTPTSTRIYTLMHDLQYRVAVAWQNTAYNQPPHPSFFIGDGMSTPPAPDIHLR
- a CDS encoding pyridoxal-dependent decarboxylase, with product MAAHMTPEEFRRAGYAVVDWIADYWTTLPQRPVTSQDPPGTLAAGLPAGPPARGEPVEAVLADLDKLVAPGLTHWQHPGFFGYFPANTSGPSVLGDLVSAGLGVQGMLWATGPACTELETVLLDWLADLLDLPARFRSTGRGGGVIQDSASSATLVATLVALHRAAGGRWRQAGVDRRYRVYASTEAHSSVEKAARIAGLGADGVRLIEVDPATRAMSPVALRAAIEADRAAGMVPALVVATVGTTSTTAVDPLPAIGPICAEHGVFLHVDAAYAGAAAVCPELRFGHAGLEYADSYCFDPHKWLLTGFDCDAFWVADADELVEALTVLPEYLRNAATESGAVIDYRDWQVPLGRRFRALKLWFVLRWYGVEGLREHIRRGVALAAGFADRVRADDRFELVADHPYALVCFRLRGPDGPNERLLAAVNATGRIYLTHTRVAGRHTLRLAVGAPQTTQTHVDQTWELIAHTATTLSPET
- a CDS encoding sulfite exporter TauE/SafE family protein; the encoded protein is MRKLLVIALVGLAAQLVDGSLGMAYGLTSSTLLLLAGVAPAAASASVHLAEIGTTLAAGTAHWRFGNVDWRVVRRIAVPGALGAFAGATFLSALSTEAAAPWMAAILFTLGAYLLIRFSRPLRRSPAAGRLRGRFLGPLGLVAGFVDATGGGGWGPVATPALLVSGRLEPRKVIGSVDTSEFLVAAAASLGFLIGLGTEGFLLPIVLALLAGGLIAAPIAAWLVRIVPAQLLGAAVGGVIVLTNARVLIRAGDLGGFLPVLVYLLLAAGWITALTLAIRVLLRTRRERALAATHAPADPPHAPAEPVGAGAPAHPDPR
- a CDS encoding Rrf2 family transcriptional regulator, yielding MRLSARVDYALRAVAELASVTGAGRGRPVTADQIARAQQIPPKFLESILLQLRRAGVVQAQRGPEGGYWLARPAEEICLADVIRVIDGPLAHVRGQRPEHLGYQGAARALQEVWIALRASERQILELVTVADVARGTLPEPVTKLVADPGAWS
- a CDS encoding acyl-CoA thioesterase II translates to MTDTSLVGQAAVDQLLEVLDLASTGAMSFRGMSPPVGPQRVYGGQVAGQALVAAGRTVDPERVVHSLHGYFVRAGDPVEPIEYEVENIRDGRSFSVRRSVALQHGKPIFFMSASFQRPEEGLDHHAPLPPDVPGPESVPTMTDRLSRYPERLGIWGQIPRPIDVRYVGEPGWVRPGDRPADPHQRVWMRIDGKLPDDPLLHACALTYASDLTLLDSVLSVHGEVWGPGGVVGASLDHALWFHRPFRADEWFLYDCWSPSASGARGLATGRMFTVAGSQIASAVQEGLLRRVGD
- the pyk gene encoding pyruvate kinase, with protein sequence MGVTRRAKIVCTLGPATSSPERIRGLVEAGMNVARLNFSHGSHADHESVYRLVREAAEAAGQPVAILADLQGPKIRLGRFADGPHEWRTGDSVVITGDDIVGSKERVSCTYRKLPQEVKPGDRLLIDDGRVAVEVTDVTGNDIRVLVTEGGPVSNNKGVSLPNVAVSVPALSEKDAADLRFALGLGVDLVALSFVRSADDIKLCHAIMSEVGVHRPVLAKVEKPEAVDHLEAIVLAFDGVMVARGDLGVELPLDEVPLVQKRAVQLCRENAKPVIVATQMLDSMIENSRPTRAEASDVANAVLDGADAVMLSGETSVGKYPVLTVSTMSKIVTTTEAGSILVPRLQHDPRTHGGALTVAASSIARAIGAKALVAFSQTGDTVRRLSRLHCDLPLLAFTPVPEVRAQLALSWGVETFLMPFVQHTDDMFRQVDQALLGLNRGNPGDYVVIVAGSPPGSPGSTNTLRVHQLGSLVDAATARALQ
- a CDS encoding YciI family protein produces the protein MSGEPQVDFALDTYECIVLYPGAAGRALPAETVQRLQAEHARHMQAMQERGIILVAGAVDGQAREPDPPLGFGLARTGSVDDVRSVMEADPAVQAGLYRVDVMTFLCPAGSLEFPLVKTES